The proteins below come from a single Gossypium raimondii isolate GPD5lz chromosome 2, ASM2569854v1, whole genome shotgun sequence genomic window:
- the LOC105787650 gene encoding probable receptor-like protein kinase At2g23200, whose product MENLIIIFLFFLPFSSAYTRPNEHFINCGSDFNFTGNDDRNFVGDRYAGVSFFRGKTGTKRETTSSVSQLYRTVRIYSQPSFYEFIIKTSGTYFVRLHFFVPSSSDNLYNAKFTVLASGFELLSNFSVKNSPAGSPVIKEFLVNIDEGRFKINFIPSQGSNIAFVNAIEVFLAPESFVPDTAPLAGRRRGSFDGLRSRVLHTVYRINVGGATITTDEDTLWRNWIPDDQFLSDPTSAKNSSFFSGEPAYTSGRANEYTAPSLVYKTAKELNVEDNTSRQFFNITWSFNVSKSSRHFVRFHFNDIVSSSIDSVKFDLYIYDKFDKLVYPYNETGQLEVPFYFDFVVDSDKSGVMNVSVGPRNDSENQMAFLNGIEIMEFMKESSFVVPEERSKKRTNLVPIVGSVVGAVVFVVGFIVAMVMFLKCRKRKPLSEKTSNMSPLDLALRISYYEIEQATKNFDSGLLIGEGGFGRVYEGLFRGKKVAVKRSEPGHGQGLLEFQTEIVVLSRIRHRHLVSLIGYCDERSEMILVYEFMEKGTLRDHLYNRSSDVEKPYFARSDLSWKQRLEICIGAAKGLNYLHTGSDGGIIHRDVKSTNILLDERLVAKVADFGVSKFNLPDAEHSVDVKGTLGYLDPEYFLSLQLTDKSDVYSFGVVLLEVLCARPAVMASNRREEVNLAEWGMLWLRKGQLEKIIDPMLVDTINPNSLRKFVETTEKCLRPSGNERPMMRDVLWDLEYALQLQLIPMNNGTFDDSTTNASLEFSMMPVLHRLPSNSFPAVEEEDATVLSVDAFDVTASDVFSLLSVGEAR is encoded by the coding sequence ATGGAAAACcttataattattttccttttttttctgcCATTCTCATCAGCTTATACACGTCCTAACGAGCACTTCATCAACTGTGGGTCAGATTTCAACTTCACCGGAAATGACGATCGGAACTTCGTCGGTGACCGCTACGCCGGCGTTTCTTTCTTTAGAGGAAAAACCGGCACTAAACGAGAAACCACCTCCTCCGTATCCCAACTTTATCGGACGGTGAGAATCTATTCACAGCCATCGTTTTACGAGTTCATAATCAAAACAAGCGGCACTTACTTTGTACGTCTCCATTTCTTTGTTCCTTCATCTTCTGATAATCTGTACAACGCTAAATTCACCGTTTTAGCTTCAGGGTTCGAGCTTTTATCGAATTTCTCCGTCAAAAATAGCCCTGCCGGTTCGCCGGTCATCAAGGAATTTTTAGTCAATATCGATGAAGGAAGATTCAAAATCAACTTCATACCTTCTCAAGGTTCAAACATAGCTTTTGTAAACGCCATTGAAGTGTTTCTAGCACCGGAAAGCTTCGTCCCCGACACCGCTCCCCTCGCCGGACGTCGTCGAGGCTCGTTCGACGGTTTACGGTCTCGGGTTTTACATACAGTCTATAGGATCAATGTCGGAGGGGCTACTATTACAACAGATGAAGATACACTGTGGAGGAACTGGATACCTGATGATCAGTTCTTGTCTGATCCGACAAGTGCTAAGAACAGttcgtttttcagtggtgaaCCTGCATACACATCTGGTCGTGCCAACGAATACACTGCCCCAAGCCTTGTTTATAAGACTGCAAAGGAATTGAATGTAGAAGATAACACTAGCAGGCAATTTTTCAATATAACGTGGAGTTTCAATGTGAGTAAAAGTTCAAGACACTTTGTTAGGTTCCATTTTAATGACATTGTTAGTTCATCAATTGATTCTGTCAAGTTTGATCTTTACATTTACGATAAATTTGACAAGCTGGTTTATCCGTATAACGAAACCGGACAGTTAGAGGTTCCGTTTTACTTCGATTTCGTGGTGGATTCGGACAAATCCGGGGTCATGAACGTAAGTGTCGGCCCTCGGAATGATTCCGAGAATCAAATGGCGTTTTTGAATGGGATTGAAATAATGGAATTCATGAAGGAATCCAGTTTTGTTGTGCCCGAAGAGAGGTctaaaaaaaggactaatttagTTCCTATAGTTGGCTCTGTTGTTGGGGCTGTTGTATTTGTTGTTGGTTTTATAGTGGCAATGGTTATGTTCTTGAAATGCAGGAAAAGAAAGCCTTTGTCTGAAAAAACATCCAACATGTCTCCTTTGGATCTTGCTCTTAGAATATCTTATTACGAAATCGAGCAAGCAACGAAGAATTTCGATTCTGGTTTATTGATCGGAGAAGGTGGATTTGGGAGAGTGTACGAAGGTTTGTTTCGTGGTAAGAAAGTGGCTGTTAAAAGGAGCGAACCAGGACATGGCCAAGGCCTATTGGAATTCCAGACAGAGATTGTTGTCTTGTCCCGAATCCGGCATCGGCATCTCGTTTCTTTGATTGGTTACTGCGACGAAAGATCGGAAATGATATTGGTTTATGAGTTTATGGAGAAGGGTACTCTTAGAGATCATCTATATAATCGGAGTTCCGATGTTGAGAAACCGTATTTTGCTCGGTCCGACTTGTCTTGGAAGCAAAGGCTTGAAATCTGTATTGGTGCAGCAAAAGGGCTTAATTATTTGCACACCGGTTCGGATGGTGGAATCATTCACCGCGATGTTAAGTCCACGAACATCCTACTCGATGAACGGTTAGTAGCCAAAGTTGCCGATTTTGGAGTCTCGAAATTTAACCTTCCGGATGCAGAACATAGTGTTGATGTCAAAGGAACGTTGGGTTATCTCGACCCCGAATACTTCTTATCGCTGCAATTGACGGATAAATCCGACGTGTACTCTTTCGGGGTCGTACTTCTCGAAGTACTTTGTGCGAGGCCAGCGGTTATGGCATCGAATAGGAGGGAAGAAGTGAACTTAGCTGAATGGGGAATGCTTTGGTTGAGGAAAGGTCAACTCGAGAAGATTATCGATCCAATGCTAGTTGATACAATCAACCCCAACTCGTTGAGGAAGTTCGTCGAAACAACTGAGAAGTGTTTAAGACCGTCCGGTAACGAAAGACCGATGATGCGGGACGTGTTGTGGGACTTAGAATACGCATTGCAGCTTCAGTTAATTCCGATGAACAATGGAACATTCGACGACAGTACGACTAATGCTTCCTTAGAATTCTCAATGATGCCGGTCCTCCATCGGTTACCTTCAAATAGCTTCCCGGCCGTTGAGGAAGAAGATGCGACCGTACTATCCGTTGATGCTTTTGATGTAACTGCTAGCGACGTATTCTCATTATTGAGTGTTGGTGAGGCTAGATAG